The proteins below are encoded in one region of Eubacterium sp. 1001713B170207_170306_E7:
- a CDS encoding single-stranded DNA-binding protein, translating into MDTYNEVKLSGEIITDIELHTSNAGKKLCNFSLALEKEEEKGHSSNFEMVVPICAMEETAEELIEKAQKGNHLIVTNGEISVGSYVTGKEKRFVTTILVRNFKILY; encoded by the coding sequence ATGGATACTTACAACGAGGTTAAGCTATCTGGTGAAATTATCACAGATATTGAATTGCATACCTCAAATGCAGGAAAGAAGTTATGTAATTTTTCATTGGCATTGGAAAAAGAAGAAGAAAAAGGCCATTCATCCAATTTTGAAATGGTAGTGCCAATTTGTGCAATGGAGGAAACGGCAGAGGAGCTAATCGAGAAGGCCCAGAAAGGAAATCATTTGATTGTTACAAATGGCGAAATTAGTGTAGGGTCATATGTCACCGGAAAAGAAAAAAGGTTTGTGACGACGATATTAGTCCGAAATTTCAAGATACTGTATTAA
- a CDS encoding VirD4-like conjugal transfer protein, CD1115 family, giving the protein MKNHAKEKARLGILFFALGTFAMPWVVTFIDIVMSGSASSITLSDFSYFEAIHKILYKEPCGMLFLLSEGCLLMTVIICVIKMDTEIRSDMYQVTDRISIPIPSGEFQQGSAWFLSKKDYGKAFGAHEIDPSSRIIRLLLKEGKKDFEEIEKGVIPDFEKIKKIDAIQEIFDEAGLVIGRTLKGKKEVIYSIDHDSHFLSLGATRSGKTRCIVLQSIGLLALSGESMLITDVKGELADYTRPYLERLGYEVYVLDYKEPEKSNKYNVLQFVIEAARAGDFDTAEERAADFAKMLVPDNDKSEPIWPNGERAVIEMAILSVVLENMDHPEYQNLYNVYRFIAEMNNQVVINKNRISILDLFMEDLKRKNPNHKAVLAYATIQAGAGSPKTVSSFLVSAMTTLKIFSTGKMNAMSNTSDFSMSELGDKKTAVFIILPDQKDTYYKIATAVVANAYDGLIRKADQQGGRLERRVRFLLDEFGNFAKLSAFSNMETAGGSRGVLFGLFLQDFAQIDEKYSRETSRIVRSNCETWAYLRSDDPETLKTISDKLGNYTCTVYNASSNAGNRSFSRSNSSNKVTRNLLTTSELQEINRPYLLITSREKPAVMESPDLSEWYFNTMFGMGDKEHNIKLRKYRNQARRVMDISGELNSWGIWNSYRNIQLLKSISYLEMSEQDFDPIKYRVDEIYRTELNKAYFPVSDITPDVD; this is encoded by the coding sequence ATGAAAAACCATGCAAAGGAAAAAGCACGACTGGGAATATTATTTTTCGCATTAGGCACTTTTGCAATGCCCTGGGTTGTTACTTTTATTGATATTGTGATGTCTGGATCAGCAAGTAGTATCACATTATCCGATTTTTCTTATTTTGAAGCAATTCACAAGATTCTTTATAAAGAACCTTGCGGAATGCTTTTTTTACTGTCAGAAGGCTGTTTGTTGATGACTGTCATTATATGTGTTATCAAGATGGACACAGAGATTAGATCAGATATGTATCAAGTGACGGATCGTATATCAATCCCAATTCCTTCTGGGGAATTTCAGCAGGGGAGCGCCTGGTTTTTAAGTAAAAAGGATTATGGCAAGGCTTTTGGAGCGCATGAAATTGATCCCAGCAGTCGAATTATTCGTTTGTTGCTAAAAGAAGGTAAAAAAGATTTTGAAGAAATAGAAAAAGGTGTGATTCCAGACTTTGAAAAAATCAAAAAGATAGATGCTATACAGGAAATATTCGACGAAGCAGGGCTTGTTATCGGGAGGACACTTAAGGGCAAAAAAGAAGTTATCTATTCAATCGACCATGATTCTCACTTTCTAAGCTTAGGCGCAACGCGAAGTGGTAAAACACGCTGTATTGTCCTGCAATCCATAGGCTTGTTAGCTTTATCCGGTGAGTCGATGCTGATAACCGATGTGAAAGGAGAACTGGCAGACTACACGCGCCCTTATTTAGAACGTCTGGGTTATGAAGTATATGTTCTTGACTATAAAGAACCGGAAAAGAGCAACAAATATAACGTACTTCAATTTGTCATTGAGGCTGCAAGGGCCGGCGATTTTGATACTGCAGAAGAGCGTGCAGCGGATTTCGCGAAAATGCTGGTACCAGACAATGACAAGTCTGAACCAATCTGGCCAAACGGGGAGAGAGCGGTCATTGAAATGGCCATTCTGTCTGTGGTTTTGGAGAATATGGATCATCCCGAGTACCAGAATCTTTATAATGTCTACCGGTTTATTGCGGAAATGAACAATCAAGTCGTCATCAATAAAAACCGTATTTCTATCCTGGATCTTTTCATGGAAGACCTTAAAAGAAAGAATCCAAATCATAAAGCAGTCTTGGCTTATGCAACCATTCAGGCAGGAGCAGGATCACCAAAAACAGTGAGCTCTTTTCTTGTCTCGGCCATGACAACACTTAAAATATTCTCCACGGGGAAAATGAATGCCATGTCCAATACTTCGGATTTTTCCATGAGTGAGTTAGGCGACAAAAAGACCGCAGTTTTTATCATTTTACCAGATCAGAAGGATACCTATTATAAAATTGCGACTGCGGTAGTCGCTAATGCCTACGATGGATTGATCCGTAAAGCCGATCAGCAAGGGGGACGCTTAGAACGTCGTGTCCGATTCCTTTTAGATGAATTCGGCAATTTTGCAAAATTAAGCGCCTTCTCAAATATGGAAACTGCCGGTGGGTCAAGAGGCGTTCTTTTTGGTCTCTTTCTTCAGGACTTTGCACAAATCGACGAAAAGTACAGCCGGGAGACGTCTCGAATAGTTCGGTCTAACTGCGAAACGTGGGCATATCTGAGAAGTGATGATCCGGAAACGCTTAAGACGATTTCGGATAAGCTTGGGAATTATACCTGTACCGTCTATAATGCATCATCAAATGCTGGGAACAGAAGTTTTAGCCGCTCCAATTCTTCCAATAAAGTAACCAGAAATTTATTGACGACAAGTGAACTTCAGGAAATAAACCGACCGTATCTCTTGATTACAAGCCGCGAAAAACCGGCCGTTATGGAATCTCCTGACTTAAGTGAGTGGTATTTTAATACAATGTTTGGAATGGGCGACAAAGAACATAATATTAAACTCCGAAAATACCGCAATCAAGCTCGTAGGGTCATGGATATTTCTGGTGAACTCAATTCATGGGGAATATGGAATTCTTATAGGAATATTCAATTACTGAAAAGTATCAGCTATCTAGAAATGAGTGAACAAGATTTCGATCCCATAAAGTACCGGGTCGATGAAATCTATCGGACTGAATTGAATAAAGCTTACTTTCCGGTAAGTGATATTACGCCAGATGTAGATTAA
- a CDS encoding conjugal transfer protein TrbL family protein — protein MDWLGKLITNQFVNSGDAQNSIIQVFKDLASGVGLVKTIMYPEVSLGDSINSLFGNIYGLILGIAVALIVLKVVHKAYKTYGLGDDDPSQDPIFLLKKMLQAVIVAVGFNSILYFVLFGIVAGTVSTISGMIMGSLGQAFQDSFLSGNWTETLFNLVKNMADIFSAPFTSILLILYIISCIIMYFKFIMRSCELVFLRIGFPISCVGIIDSDYGVFKPYIKKFFQAAISIIIQVGLLHLSLGLILMPIVDANTTITMTNTIWACCCLWTAFSVPHILQEFLLWGGGGASGLSSTLNTGANVVRAINIFK, from the coding sequence TTGGACTGGTTAGGAAAACTCATAACAAATCAATTTGTAAATTCGGGAGATGCCCAAAATTCAATTATACAAGTCTTTAAGGATCTGGCATCTGGTGTAGGACTTGTAAAAACCATAATGTACCCGGAAGTCTCACTGGGAGACTCAATCAATTCCTTGTTTGGAAATATATATGGATTGATTTTGGGCATTGCGGTTGCATTGATTGTACTTAAAGTAGTACATAAAGCCTATAAAACATATGGCCTTGGTGATGATGATCCGTCACAAGACCCAATTTTTCTATTGAAAAAAATGCTGCAGGCAGTTATCGTTGCGGTCGGTTTTAACAGCATCCTGTATTTTGTTTTATTCGGAATCGTAGCAGGAACTGTGAGCACTATCTCAGGTATGATTATGGGCAGTTTGGGTCAAGCCTTTCAGGATAGCTTTCTATCTGGCAATTGGACAGAAACTTTGTTTAATTTAGTCAAAAACATGGCAGATATTTTTTCAGCACCATTTACGTCGATATTACTGATTCTGTACATTATTTCGTGCATTATCATGTATTTTAAATTTATTATGCGTTCCTGTGAGTTAGTCTTTCTACGCATAGGTTTTCCAATCAGCTGCGTTGGCATAATTGACTCAGACTATGGTGTTTTCAAGCCCTACATTAAGAAGTTTTTCCAGGCAGCAATATCCATTATTATTCAAGTTGGATTGCTTCATTTATCATTAGGATTAATCCTGATGCCAATTGTCGATGCAAACACGACAATTACGATGACAAATACAATATGGGCTTGTTGCTGCTTATGGACAGCTTTTTCAGTACCGCATATTTTACAGGAATTCTTGTTATGGGGTGGTGGCGGAGCGTCTGGATTATCATCAACATTAAATACAGGAGCAAATGTTGTTCGAGCAATCAATATTTTTAAATAG